A DNA window from Pyrus communis chromosome 3, drPyrComm1.1, whole genome shotgun sequence contains the following coding sequences:
- the LOC137727391 gene encoding putative F-box protein At1g47790 yields MMCYYQRRKRPTQVSSELPFEIISEILSWLPVLSLLRFKCVCKQWFLLLQDYKFIAKHSDRTRCILSPYYHCEWENKSIVTVSDKKFELKGYCSGLSLEKSTTSQVCRIRNPATCKVLYLPDAHDEGSKELMDLGLNSLTGECKVFRVYFDTAREQVGIEVITIGKDEMWRPLHKQNKNWLGRGKPVLKQSRCGADKVEWALHLPEIITEGRKLCLQIHSLDLWSERLTTTTLPQGAFIDLENLWPFLWDNRPAIADIVGGDLHILVLVDFKEHKWSQNKIIFPLKNLEVDDTILTDKLVLIQGRSNQLVFLNGEQLISYDIEKKTVKVFANLESLKERIPRLKSTLMTLKEMTPEIKGAQG; encoded by the coding sequence ATGATGTGTTACtaccaaagaagaaaaaggccgACACAGGTATCGTCGGAGCTTCCTTTTGAAATTATCAGTGAGATTTTGAGTTGGCTTCCTGTGTTGTCTTTGTTGAGATTCAAGTGCGTGTGCAAGCAATGGTTTTTGTTGCTTCAAGACTACAAGTTCATTGCAAAGCATAGCGATCGGACCCGTTGCATCCTCTCACCTTATTATCATTGCGAATGGGAAAACAAATCGATTGTCACTGTTAGTGATAAAAAGTTTGAGCTCAAAGGTTACTGTTCTGGCTTGTCCTTGGAGAAGAGCACAACATCTCAAGTTTGCCGCATTAGAAATCCTGCGACCTGCAAAGTGCTCTACTTGCCTGATGCACACGACGAGGGTTCCAAAGAATTAATGGACCTCGGTTTGAATTCACTCACTGGTGAGTGTAAAGTGTTCCGTGTCTATTTCGATACGGCACGGGAACAGGTAGGTATTGAAGTGATAACAATCGGAAAGGATGAAATGTGGAGACCTTtgcacaaacaaaacaagaattgGCTGGGACGAGGCAAACCGGTGCTGAAACAATCTCGTTGTGGGGCAGATAAGGTTGAATGGGCTCTTCACTTACCCGAAATTATAACCGAGGGACGTAAGTTGTGCTTACAAATTCATTCTCTTGATCTGTGGAGTGAACGTCTCACCACTACTACTCTGCCTCAAGGAGCTTTCATAGATTTGGAGAATCTCTGGCCTTTTCTTTGGGATAATCGTCCTGCCATTGCTGATATAGTAGGGGGGGACCTTCACATCTTGGTGTTAGTAGACTTCAAAGAGCACAAATGGAGTCAAAACAAGATCATCTTTCCCTTGAAAAATTTAGAGGTTGACGACACAATTTTGACGGATAAACTTGTACTTATACAAGGTCGTTCAAATCAACTCGTGTTTCTAAACGGAGAACAACTTATTTCATATGACATTGAGAAAAAGACTGTTAAGGTTTTTGCCAATTTAGAATCCTTGAAGGAACGAATACCTCGACTTAAGTCAACCCTCATGACTCTCAAGGAAATGACACCAGAAATTAAAGGAGCACAAGGCTAG
- the LOC137727241 gene encoding oxygen-evolving enhancer protein 3, chloroplastic-like, which produces MAQAMASMAGLHGSSQAVLEGSLHLSSSSRLNTVSSTGRVAVARYGLTIRAQQVPSEPETSRRAVLGLVAVGLASGSFVQAVLAEAKPIKVGPPPPPSGGLPGTLNSDEARDLDLPLKERFFLQPLTPAQAAARAKESAKEIVAVKEFIDKKAWPYVQNDLRLRASYLRYDLKTVISAKPKGEKEPLKELAGKLFKDIDGLDHAAKIKSTPEAEKYYAATVSSLSDVLAKLG; this is translated from the exons ATGGCACAAGCTATGGCTTCAATGGCTGGCCTGCACGGTTCCTCCCAGGCAGTTTTGGAGGGCAGCCTCCACCTAAGCAGCTCATCACGCTTGAACACGGTCAGCAGCACCGGCAGGGTAGCCGTGGCGAGGTACGGGCTCACCATTAGAGCCCAGCAAGTGCCTTCAGAGCCCGAAACTAGTCGTAGGGCCGTGCTTGGTCTCGTCGCAGTTGGTCTGGCCTCCGGGTCATTTGTCCAAGCTGTGCTTGCCGAGGCTAAGCCCATCAAAGTCGGTCCTCCTCCACCTCCCTCCGGCGGATTGC CTGGAACCCTAAACTCGGATGAGGCAAGAGACCTTGACCTGCCGTTGAAGGAGAGGTTCTTCCTCCAACCGCTCACTCCGGCTCAGGCTGCCGCGCGGGCAAAGGAGTCAGCCAAGGAAATTGTAGCTGTCAAGGAGTTCATTGACAAAAAGGCATGGCCCTACGTCCAGAACGATCTTCGTCTCAGAGCCTCGTATCTCCGTTATGACCTCAAGACCGTCATTTCTGCCAAACCTAAGGGCGAGAAGGAGCCCCTCAAGGAACTCGCTGGAAAGCTCTTCAAAGACATTGACGGC TTGGACCATGCAGCGAAGATCAAGAGCACCCCGGAAGCAGAGAAGTACTACGCCGCGACCGTATCTTCCCTCAGTGATGTTCTTGCAAAGCTTGGTTAA